In Aliiglaciecola sp. LCG003, a genomic segment contains:
- the flgL gene encoding flagellar hook-associated protein FlgL, producing MTRISTNQLYDRSIQSITQNQSELSDVQQQLSSGKKLLRPSDDPVGAAQVVRLTEDLDKITQYKRNTDLLRNALEQEEVIMGNINNALDKARTLMIQSGNGIYDKSDLEAIGIEIGSIRDEVFGLMNSQNSNGEYIFAGFQSESEAFTYNPSASGNKYSFAGDDGVNRIQVSDAVSIQRNSSGKSVFENVAARLTSTVTAQSGITSVSSMITEQSKFDSFHRNNYDAVTSANNDFRATILAGNQIQIDNLGTGVTFATLPFESGKAFVFNGIEFKVSGTTGNSFDFQLDPPEKKNVVETLNDFYNALNDETLSSSEFNEALSDALIGIDNGAKVLANATSSLGGRINVAQSVHESNLDLEIANKSARSVIQDVDYAEAVSELSKQETALQAAQATFSRVTGLSLFDYIS from the coding sequence ATGACCCGAATTTCAACCAATCAATTATACGATAGAAGCATTCAGTCCATCACCCAGAATCAAAGTGAATTATCTGATGTGCAGCAACAATTGTCTTCGGGGAAAAAGTTACTACGTCCATCTGATGACCCTGTTGGTGCCGCCCAAGTAGTACGTTTGACAGAAGACCTAGATAAAATCACCCAATATAAGCGCAACACAGATTTATTACGAAATGCCCTAGAACAAGAAGAGGTGATAATGGGCAACATCAATAATGCGTTGGATAAAGCGCGAACATTGATGATTCAATCGGGCAACGGGATTTATGATAAGAGCGATTTAGAAGCTATAGGGATAGAAATTGGCTCTATACGCGATGAAGTATTTGGTTTAATGAATTCGCAAAACTCCAACGGCGAATATATATTTGCCGGATTCCAGTCTGAGTCTGAAGCCTTTACTTACAATCCATCTGCCAGCGGCAATAAATATAGTTTTGCCGGTGATGACGGCGTGAACCGAATACAAGTGTCAGACGCGGTATCAATTCAACGTAATAGCTCTGGCAAATCAGTGTTTGAAAATGTAGCTGCTAGATTGACCAGCACAGTCACAGCACAAAGTGGCATTACCTCTGTTTCATCGATGATCACAGAACAAAGTAAATTTGATAGTTTCCACCGCAATAATTACGATGCTGTTACATCAGCCAACAATGATTTCAGAGCCACCATCTTAGCCGGAAATCAGATTCAAATAGATAACCTAGGTACCGGTGTTACCTTTGCAACTCTGCCGTTTGAATCAGGTAAGGCTTTTGTTTTCAACGGTATAGAGTTTAAAGTAAGTGGCACTACAGGCAATTCATTTGATTTCCAGTTAGATCCGCCCGAAAAGAAAAACGTAGTTGAGACACTGAATGATTTTTACAATGCTTTGAACGATGAAACGCTGTCCAGTAGTGAATTTAACGAAGCCCTGTCGGATGCTTTAATCGGCATCGATAACGGTGCTAAGGTACTAGCCAATGCTACTTCGTCATTAGGCGGTAGAATAAACGTTGCCCAATCTGTGCATGAATCTAATCTTGATCTAGAAATTGCCAACAAATCCGCCCGTTCAGTTATCCAAGATGTGGATTATGCTGAGGCGGTGTCCGAATTGAGTAAGCAAGAAACAGCATTGCAAGCTGCGCAAGCGACTTTTTCTCGCGTGACCGGATTGTCGCTGTTCGATTATATTAGTTAA
- the fliS gene encoding flagellar export chaperone FliS gives MALKGINAYKKGSLKQDVANADPHKITLMLMQGALDRMAYGKGCIERKDYEGKSEHLSRVSSILMNLRDTLDMSIESEVSQNLYDLYDYMIQRITDANIQNDLNIMDEVINLLLPIKTAWANIPEDAKQQAYEAQRQKRQAAV, from the coding sequence ATGGCACTCAAAGGCATTAACGCATATAAAAAAGGCAGCTTGAAACAAGACGTGGCCAATGCAGACCCGCATAAAATTACTCTAATGCTAATGCAAGGTGCATTGGATCGCATGGCGTACGGAAAGGGCTGCATAGAGCGTAAAGATTATGAAGGTAAGTCGGAGCACCTTTCCCGAGTATCTTCTATTTTGATGAATTTGCGTGATACGCTAGATATGAGTATTGAGAGCGAAGTCAGTCAAAACTTGTATGATCTATATGATTATATGATTCAGCGTATAACCGATGCAAATATTCAGAATGACTTGAACATTATGGATGAAGTGATTAATCTATTACTTCCGATTAAAACGGCTTGGGCGAATATACCTGAAGATGCGAAACAGCAAGCATATGAGGCTCAACGGCAGAAACGTCAAGCGGCAGTGTGA
- a CDS encoding flagellin — protein MTLYVNTNISSLNARRQLFTSSAHLSTAFERLSSGFRINGAKDDAAGLQISNRLTTQILGLNMAVRNANDGISLAQTAEGALAETTAALQRIRVLAVQSQNGINGSSDRFALQKEVSALKVEISRISATSQFGGVNILDGAYSSAFLVGANAGQTISVNISRIGGYGTSGLFAGENISVITEAQASRTMQLVSNAISIIDAKRADLGAIQNRFQSTIRNLSNISENVAAARSRIRDTDFATETAELTRYQIIQQASITVLSQANQRPQSALQLLGG, from the coding sequence ATGACATTATATGTTAATACCAATATCTCTTCTTTGAACGCTCGGCGACAATTATTTACCTCAAGCGCACATCTTAGTACTGCGTTTGAACGTTTATCTTCTGGTTTCAGAATAAACGGCGCTAAAGATGATGCTGCAGGATTGCAAATTTCAAATAGATTGACGACTCAAATTCTCGGCTTGAACATGGCTGTGCGAAACGCTAATGACGGTATCTCGTTGGCTCAAACCGCAGAGGGTGCCTTGGCCGAGACAACCGCTGCTCTGCAGCGTATACGGGTGCTAGCAGTGCAATCACAAAATGGCATTAATGGTTCTTCAGACCGCTTTGCTCTGCAAAAAGAAGTGTCAGCACTGAAAGTTGAGATTAGCCGTATCTCTGCCACGTCTCAATTTGGTGGAGTGAATATACTCGACGGCGCTTACTCTTCAGCATTTTTAGTCGGTGCTAACGCTGGGCAAACTATAAGTGTGAATATCTCTCGGATTGGGGGCTATGGTACATCTGGATTATTTGCAGGCGAAAATATTTCAGTGATCACCGAAGCACAAGCATCCAGAACAATGCAATTAGTATCCAACGCTATATCGATTATTGATGCCAAGCGTGCTGATTTAGGTGCGATTCAAAATCGCTTTCAATCGACTATTAGAAACCTGAGTAATATTTCGGAGAATGTAGCAGCGGCAAGATCTCGCATTCGCGATACAGATTTTGCCACCGAAACGGCAGAATTAACCCGCTACCAAATTATTCAACAAGCCAGTATTACAGTGCTTTCGCAAGCAAATCAACGTCCACAATCTGCGTTGCAATTGTTGGGGGGCTAA
- a CDS encoding IS110 family transposase, with protein MKLKTITIDLAKTVFQVCGVNEHIKPQFNKKLKRTELLDFMRQQPPTLVVMEACYSSHYWGREIAKLGHDTKLIPAQHVTPFVRGNKNDHNDAFAIAEASQRSHIRFVPVKSEQQQEINCLHRIRERLIRNKTALSNQIRGLLSEFGVIFPCGHVALCAGLAQVIDSEQRSNQLRTMMRALKAEYEDTRSRIKAIEQQLHHFVNNSESGKILLSIPGIGFINASAFLAAIDKGQAFNNPKEFAVWLGLTPKQHASGNISKMGGITKRGDRYLRKQLVHGARSVVSRAAQRTDPLSLWATKLRVTKPFNKVAVAVAHRLARLIWILLTRQEHYRVTSSQVSA; from the coding sequence ATGAAGCTTAAAACAATTACCATCGATTTGGCAAAGACTGTATTTCAAGTGTGCGGAGTAAATGAACATATTAAACCGCAATTTAATAAGAAATTAAAACGGACTGAGCTACTTGATTTTATGCGCCAACAACCACCTACGTTGGTGGTGATGGAAGCCTGTTATTCATCGCATTACTGGGGGCGTGAAATTGCTAAATTAGGTCATGATACCAAGCTTATACCAGCCCAACATGTCACGCCTTTTGTGCGAGGCAACAAGAATGACCATAACGATGCTTTTGCCATAGCAGAAGCCAGCCAGCGCTCACATATCCGCTTTGTCCCCGTAAAATCTGAGCAACAGCAAGAAATTAATTGCTTGCATCGAATTCGAGAGCGCTTAATTAGAAACAAAACGGCCCTGAGTAACCAGATACGCGGGTTGTTAAGTGAATTTGGGGTAATATTTCCTTGTGGCCACGTGGCCTTGTGTGCAGGATTAGCCCAAGTAATTGATAGCGAACAACGCAGTAACCAGTTGAGAACCATGATGCGCGCGTTAAAGGCAGAATATGAAGACACACGCTCTCGCATCAAGGCCATTGAGCAGCAATTGCATCACTTTGTTAATAACAGTGAAAGTGGCAAAATATTGCTCAGCATCCCAGGGATTGGTTTCATTAATGCCTCAGCGTTTTTAGCCGCCATTGATAAAGGCCAGGCGTTTAATAATCCCAAAGAATTTGCCGTGTGGTTAGGGCTGACGCCTAAACAACACGCCTCAGGCAATATCAGTAAGATGGGCGGCATTACCAAACGCGGAGACCGTTATTTACGTAAACAACTGGTACATGGTGCGCGGTCTGTCGTGAGTCGTGCCGCGCAAAGAACTGATCCGTTATCACTGTGGGCCACTAAACTTCGCGTTACCAAGCCGTTTAATAAAGTGGCAGTCGCCGTCGCCCATCGTTTAGCACGTTTAATCTGGATATTGCTCACACGTCAGGAGCACTATCGCGTTACGTCCTCACAAGTGAGCGCATAA
- a CDS encoding flagellar protein FlaG, whose translation MDINFSQIGQNFANQEASVAKSADSVEQQLLKQQGTEKAVEVQSGKENSEFADNNERDSQQETEDNIESAVKEITDFIQARNRQLAFSVDEKSERSVVKVTDSESGEVIRQIPSEEVLALSERIKELQVDVGSAVGVLFNKQA comes from the coding sequence ATGGACATTAATTTTTCACAGATTGGCCAGAATTTTGCTAACCAAGAAGCATCAGTTGCTAAATCTGCGGATTCTGTTGAACAGCAATTACTCAAGCAGCAAGGTACTGAAAAGGCTGTTGAAGTTCAAAGTGGTAAAGAAAATTCAGAATTTGCCGATAACAATGAAAGAGATTCGCAACAAGAAACCGAAGACAACATCGAAAGTGCTGTAAAAGAAATCACTGATTTCATTCAGGCTAGGAACAGGCAGTTGGCTTTTTCGGTAGATGAAAAAAGTGAAAGATCTGTGGTAAAAGTAACAGATTCCGAATCAGGTGAAGTGATCCGTCAAATCCCATCTGAAGAAGTTCTGGCCTTATCCGAAAGGATCAAAGAGTTACAGGTCGATGTTGGCAGCGCAGTGGGAGTGTTGTTTAACAAACAAGCTTAA
- a CDS encoding flagellin: MGLFVNTNVSSLNAQRQLAGSGQALSTSFERLSSGFRINRAADDAAGLQISDRLTTQVQGLNQAVRNANDAISLSQTAEGALGEVTSSLQRIRTLAVQSQNGINSSSDRLALQKEVSALKTEISRISTDSQFAGVDILTGSFSAAFLVGANGGQTISVNLSRSGGYGSSGLSIGTLTVASITGASAALTAIDTAISTVGAVRADLGALQNRFQSTIRNLSNISENIAGARSRIRDTDFATETAELTRNQIVQQASLSVLSQANQRPQSALSLLG; encoded by the coding sequence ATGGGTTTATTTGTAAACACCAACGTTTCGTCTTTGAATGCACAACGCCAATTGGCAGGTTCAGGACAAGCGCTAAGTACATCATTTGAAAGATTGTCTTCTGGTTTTCGTATTAACCGTGCTGCAGATGATGCGGCTGGTCTACAAATTTCAGATCGTTTAACTACTCAGGTTCAAGGTTTGAACCAAGCAGTACGTAATGCTAACGATGCAATCTCTTTGTCACAAACTGCTGAAGGTGCATTAGGCGAAGTAACTAGCTCTTTGCAACGTATTCGTACGCTTGCTGTACAATCGCAAAATGGTATCAACTCTTCATCTGACCGTTTGGCACTACAAAAAGAAGTTTCGGCACTTAAAACAGAGATCTCACGTATATCTACTGATTCTCAGTTTGCCGGTGTTGATATATTAACTGGTAGTTTCTCTGCAGCATTTCTAGTAGGTGCAAATGGCGGACAAACTATCTCTGTTAACCTGTCACGCTCTGGTGGTTACGGTTCTTCTGGTTTGTCAATTGGCACATTAACAGTAGCGTCAATTACTGGTGCATCTGCTGCATTGACTGCAATTGATACCGCAATTTCAACCGTTGGTGCTGTTCGTGCCGATTTGGGTGCATTGCAAAACCGTTTCCAATCTACCATTCGTAACTTAAGCAACATTTCTGAAAACATTGCCGGTGCACGTTCACGTATTCGTGATACCGACTTTGCAACAGAAACGGCTGAATTGACCCGGAACCAGATTGTTCAACAGGCTTCATTGTCTGTTTTAAGTCAGGCTAACCAGCGTCCACAGTCGGCGCTATCATTACTTGGTTAA
- the pseB gene encoding UDP-N-acetylglucosamine 4,6-dehydratase (inverting), with product MFANKSILITGGTGSFGKRFVSHLLKHDTPRKLIIYSRDELKQFEMQQQFDASCMRYFIGDVRDVNRLKSAMKDVDYVIHAAALKQVPAAEYNPNECIKTNINGAQNVIDAAIETNVRRVIALSTDKAANPVNLYGATKLASDKLFVAANNMSGASGPRFSVVRYGNVVGSRGSVVPFYRKLLAEGKSCLPVTHAEMTRFWITLEEGVEFVIKNFQRMHGGEIFVPKIPSIRILDLVEAMTGKREHHIIGIRPGEKLHEVMVPEEMAHHSLEFDNHFVITPAIKFFDKTVNYKINKLGETGKPVTDKFEYHSGTNPHFLSVEELRELDKITL from the coding sequence ATGTTTGCTAATAAATCGATTCTTATTACTGGCGGTACCGGTTCATTTGGAAAGCGGTTTGTGTCTCATTTGCTCAAACACGATACCCCTAGAAAGTTAATAATTTACTCCCGTGATGAGTTAAAACAATTTGAAATGCAGCAGCAGTTTGATGCATCTTGCATGCGCTATTTTATCGGTGATGTGAGAGATGTAAACCGCTTGAAGTCAGCCATGAAAGATGTTGATTACGTGATCCACGCTGCAGCCCTTAAACAAGTACCGGCCGCCGAGTACAATCCCAATGAGTGCATCAAAACTAATATTAATGGTGCTCAAAATGTTATAGATGCAGCTATTGAGACCAATGTACGACGAGTAATTGCCTTATCGACAGACAAAGCCGCAAACCCAGTAAATTTATACGGTGCGACTAAACTTGCTTCAGATAAATTGTTCGTCGCGGCAAACAATATGTCAGGTGCCAGTGGCCCCAGATTTTCGGTGGTCCGTTATGGTAATGTAGTAGGCTCTCGAGGATCAGTGGTGCCGTTTTATCGTAAACTGCTAGCCGAAGGAAAGTCGTGTTTGCCAGTCACCCACGCTGAGATGACCCGTTTTTGGATCACTTTGGAAGAAGGCGTTGAGTTTGTTATCAAGAATTTTCAACGAATGCATGGTGGTGAAATCTTTGTGCCTAAAATTCCATCTATTCGGATTCTTGATCTTGTTGAAGCAATGACTGGCAAGCGTGAGCATCACATTATAGGTATTCGACCAGGTGAAAAGCTGCATGAAGTGATGGTGCCAGAGGAAATGGCACATCATTCCCTAGAATTTGACAATCATTTTGTGATCACACCGGCGATTAAGTTTTTTGATAAAACTGTAAATTATAAGATCAATAAGTTAGGTGAAACAGGCAAGCCGGTAACGGACAAATTTGAATATCATTCGGGTACCAATCCACACTTCCTATCTGTTGAAGAGTTGCGTGAGCTTGACAAAATTACGCTATAG
- the fliD gene encoding flagellar filament capping protein FliD has protein sequence MSIQSLGVGSGLALDDLVSQLIDAERAPKQQRLDAKEESLDAQISGVGQLKSKMSDFLDSVDKLRSDFNLQGREPTIDNPDENVEPFTAEAANSAVKADYQVAINRLASGSRIESQNAVDGGFTSSNDSVLSAGSGSLTFKVNTTGDSFNINVTAGQTLQQLANAINSSEDNFGVNASIIATGTVDGGAKLVLTSSTTGDGNDLVVVNNNNLADLDRVSTTDSTETNTYLTPVVSAQNARATIDGIAVESTTNEFENTISGVSFEATAVSAKAADGITTLASKLTIGFDTQGLDKKIRDFVDNFNNLVKEIGTLTRYGTSDLEEDGALAGDFMARSISSGLSNIIASNVPGSALGSLFAIGVELNDDGELEISSDNEYGIGSGEDRLKDALKDNYDEIAALFTDSENGVAARLYSYTKEYTTFSGLLSTRERSMKDEKDQLGTEREQFELRMSSFEQILRDKYLNLDLTVAKLNSTGSALMASLGQG, from the coding sequence ATGAGTATCCAATCGTTAGGTGTAGGTTCTGGATTGGCATTGGATGATTTGGTCAGTCAGCTTATTGATGCTGAACGCGCGCCAAAGCAACAACGCCTTGATGCTAAAGAAGAGTCTCTCGATGCGCAGATCTCAGGCGTCGGTCAATTAAAATCCAAAATGAGCGATTTCCTCGACTCGGTCGATAAGTTACGCAGTGATTTCAATTTACAAGGCCGCGAACCGACCATCGACAACCCCGACGAAAATGTCGAGCCGTTTACTGCAGAAGCAGCCAATAGTGCTGTAAAAGCTGACTATCAAGTGGCTATTAATCGTTTAGCCAGCGGCAGTCGTATTGAGTCTCAAAATGCCGTCGACGGTGGATTCACATCCTCTAATGATTCGGTTTTATCCGCAGGCTCAGGCAGCTTAACCTTCAAAGTCAACACCACAGGTGACAGTTTCAACATCAACGTCACAGCAGGCCAAACACTGCAACAACTGGCCAACGCTATTAACAGCTCTGAAGATAACTTTGGTGTAAATGCCAGTATTATTGCTACGGGTACTGTTGATGGTGGGGCAAAGTTAGTGCTTACCTCAAGTACCACTGGCGATGGTAATGATTTGGTGGTGGTGAATAATAATAATTTAGCCGATTTAGACCGGGTTTCTACTACTGACTCAACAGAAACTAACACCTACTTAACACCCGTAGTATCAGCCCAGAACGCTAGGGCAACAATTGATGGCATCGCTGTAGAGTCCACCACCAACGAGTTTGAGAATACTATTTCTGGGGTATCTTTTGAAGCTACCGCAGTATCCGCCAAAGCTGCTGATGGGATTACAACACTAGCCTCTAAACTGACCATAGGCTTTGATACTCAGGGCTTGGATAAAAAAATCCGCGACTTCGTAGATAATTTCAATAATTTAGTTAAAGAAATCGGGACCTTGACCCGATACGGTACTTCAGATTTAGAAGAAGATGGTGCCTTAGCGGGTGATTTTATGGCCCGAAGTATTAGCTCGGGCTTATCTAATATTATTGCCTCAAACGTTCCAGGCTCAGCACTGGGCAGTTTATTTGCTATCGGTGTAGAGCTAAACGACGACGGTGAGTTAGAAATTAGTTCCGATAATGAATATGGAATCGGCAGTGGTGAAGATCGTCTCAAAGATGCGCTGAAAGATAATTACGATGAAATAGCCGCGCTTTTTACCGACTCTGAAAATGGTGTTGCCGCGCGCCTTTATAGCTACACCAAAGAATACACAACGTTTAGTGGGTTATTGTCGACTCGTGAACGTTCAATGAAAGATGAAAAAGATCAACTCGGCACAGAAAGAGAACAGTTCGAACTTCGCATGTCTAGTTTTGAGCAAATCCTACGGGATAAGTACCTCAATCTTGACTTAACCGTTGCAAAACTGAATTCTACCGGTAGCGCATTGATGGCTTCACTAGGACAGGGGTAA
- a CDS encoding flagellin has product MSLYVNTNVSSLNARRQLFTSNNELSTAFERLSSGFRINNAKDDAAGLQISNRLTTQILGLDMAVRNANDGISLAQTAEGALAETTSALQRIRVLAVQSQNGINGSADRLALQKEVSALKAEVSRIAATSQFGGVNILGGAFSSAFLVGANSGQTISVNISRPGGYGTSGLFGNQSVAGNNINVLTEADASRAMTAVLGAISIIDAKRADLGAIQNRFQSTIRNLSNISENVSAARSRIRDTDFATETANLTRYQIIQQASITVLSQANQRPQSALSLLQ; this is encoded by the coding sequence ATGTCTTTATATGTCAACACTAATGTGTCGTCGTTGAATGCAAGACGTCAGCTATTCACGTCGAACAACGAACTAAGTACGGCCTTTGAAAGGTTGTCGTCTGGATTCCGCATTAACAATGCAAAGGACGATGCTGCTGGTCTACAAATATCAAACCGTCTAACCACTCAAATATTGGGTTTAGATATGGCGGTAAGAAACGCCAACGATGGTATTTCTTTAGCTCAAACTGCTGAAGGTGCATTAGCTGAAACAACCTCTGCGTTGCAAAGAATACGTGTGCTTGCAGTCCAATCTCAAAATGGTATCAATGGCTCTGCAGACCGTTTAGCGCTGCAAAAGGAAGTCTCTGCACTTAAGGCTGAAGTTAGTCGTATAGCTGCAACTTCTCAGTTTGGTGGCGTTAATATTCTTGGTGGTGCATTCTCATCTGCATTCTTGGTGGGGGCTAACTCTGGTCAAACAATCAGTGTAAATATCTCCCGTCCAGGCGGCTATGGCACCTCAGGTTTGTTTGGTAACCAAAGCGTCGCGGGCAATAATATCAATGTATTGACTGAAGCGGATGCTTCTCGGGCTATGACAGCGGTATTAGGCGCAATTTCTATCATAGATGCCAAACGTGCCGACTTGGGTGCGATTCAAAACCGTTTCCAATCTACTATTCGTAACCTAAGTAATATTTCTGAAAACGTCTCGGCTGCAAGATCCCGTATCCGTGATACAGATTTTGCCACTGAAACGGCAAATCTAACCCGCTACCAAATTATCCAACAGGCCAGTATCACAGTACTGAGCCAGGCTAATCAGCGCCCACAATCAGCGTTGAGCTTGTTGCAATAG
- a CDS encoding flagellin produces the protein MGLFVNTNVSSLNAQRQLFDVSNKLGTSFERLSSGFRINRAADDAAGLQITDRLTTQVQGLNQAVRNANDAISLAQTAEGALGEVTNSLQRIRTLAVQSQNGINTSADRLALQKEVSALKTEISRISTTSQFAGVDILAGAFSAAFLVGANGGQTISVNLSRTGGFGASGLGVGTLSVASVADASAALTAVTTAISTIGSTRADLGALQNRFQSTIRNLSNISENVAGARSRIKDTDFATETANLTRNQIVQQASLTVLSQANQRPQSALSLLG, from the coding sequence ATGGGATTATTCGTCAATACCAACGTTTCGTCTTTAAATGCGCAACGTCAATTATTCGATGTTTCAAATAAATTAGGCACGTCTTTCGAGCGTTTGTCTTCAGGTTTCCGTATCAACCGAGCGGCAGATGATGCTGCCGGTCTACAAATCACCGACCGTCTGACCACACAGGTTCAGGGTCTTAATCAAGCTGTGCGTAACGCAAATGATGCCATCTCTTTAGCGCAAACCGCTGAAGGTGCATTAGGTGAAGTGACAAACTCACTTCAACGTATCCGTACACTCGCTGTGCAGTCACAGAACGGTATTAATACCTCTGCTGATAGACTAGCACTACAAAAAGAAGTATCAGCCCTTAAAACTGAAATCTCGCGTATCTCTACCACGTCACAATTCGCTGGTGTAGATATTCTTGCCGGTGCGTTCTCCGCAGCCTTCCTAGTAGGGGCTAACGGTGGACAAACTATTTCGGTTAACTTGTCACGTACCGGTGGGTTTGGTGCATCAGGTTTAGGTGTAGGTACCCTTTCAGTAGCAAGTGTAGCTGACGCTTCAGCAGCATTAACTGCAGTAACTACAGCCATTTCAACTATCGGTTCAACCCGAGCTGATTTGGGTGCCCTGCAAAACCGTTTCCAATCTACGATTCGTAACCTAAGTAACATTTCTGAAAATGTTGCTGGTGCGCGTTCACGTATTAAAGATACAGATTTTGCGACTGAAACTGCAAATTTAACCCGTAATCAGATTGTTCAGCAGGCGAGTTTGACAGTATTGTCTCAGGCTAACCAGCGTCCACAATCAGCTTTATCATTACTTGGTTAA